The Palaemon carinicauda isolate YSFRI2023 chromosome 9, ASM3689809v2, whole genome shotgun sequence sequence GAGCTTTATCCTGACATGCTTGTGAGCCACCGTAATGTTTCTCACGTAATGCAGTTAAGTATTCATTTCTCCACATATTTTCAAagtggttaagaataacagaaacttGGCTGTAACGTTTATTGAATTCGCTATGATCCAAAAAGTTTGGATCTTCTTGACTATCTAGCTCTACTGATGGCATAGGATTTATGATCCTACCACACCATAAATGAATTGGGGCAAGAGGTTCGATGGGAGTTTCTGCATCTATGTAAGTTAAGGGACGATTATTCAATTTACACTGAATTTCCTTCAACACAGTTTCTAATTCATCTGCATTAACTCTTTTCTTGAACAGCACCTTTTTTAAACAGGACTTGGTTAGTCCAATGAGGCGTTCATAGAATCCCCCCTACCAAGGAGCACGGGGTGCAATGAACCTCCATTGTATATGATTAACAGCAATATATTCCTTTACATCTCTTTGCATCAACAATTGATCAAAAAATTTGGCACTGGCCAAGAAATTACTACCATTGTCAGAAATCACAGTGACAGGGGCAGAATAGATAGCACAAAATcgtctaaaaatattaatgaacgttAATGCACTCATGTTACATGCTAACTCTAAATGAACTAGCCTTGATGCAGTACATGTAAAAAgtactatataatatttatgaggTTTACCATCTTCAGTTTTGGTTATGGTAATGGGACCTGAAAAATCAATGCCAGTATGAAAAAATGGCCGCGTAAATTGAACTCTTACAGCTGGAAGTGGAGGAGGACCAGGGTAATCAAATCTCCTACCTTCAACTCTCTTACAATTTACACAATGTCTTAAGAACTTCTTAATGGTTGATATCACCTTTGGTATCCAATATTGTCTGCGAAGATAggacaaagtttctttaactccacCATGCAGACATTTTTCATGAGCAAAACCAATTAAGAGATTAGCTAAATGACTCTTGGAAGGTATTAAGATAGGAAATTTGGTACTCTGGTCTAAATTAGAATGGTGTAGTCTACCACGACTATGAATAAGACCAGTAGACTCATCATAGTAAAGACCTATGTCTTTAATAAATTGCAGTTTATCCTGCTCAAGACCGTTCAATTCCTTCCTAAGGAAGGCACAAATTCTGGGATAATGTGTATCTTGAACATATCTGATCCAATACACAAGAGGATCGACTAATCTAATACCAGATTTAACACacataatgaaattataaacaattctAGTAACATTCAACAACTTCCTAAGCGATGAGTAGTTATTATAATCAAAAATAGGTTCTGGAATAGGCACTTCAGGAACAATCTCTGAAACAATTTCACAaatcattactaaaaatctctgttCAGGCCATTTTTCAGGACAGGATAACCATGAAGGTCCATGGGTCCATAGACGAGACTTACGAAACTGAGTAATACTAATACCCCTGGTTAGGAGATCTGCAGGGTTCTCTTTGGTGGatacatataaaaacttgaaagaggaTCCTATTTCCTTTATTTGAGCTACTCTATTTTGAACGtaggtaattttacatttattatttttaagccatTGGAGAGCAACTTCTGAGTCTGACCAAATTATGACTTCttcaataaagaaatgatgaaaaaggtCTCTGATACAGCATGCAAATTGAGTACCTAGCTGTAATGCCGTTATTTCTAACTGAGGTATAGTACGAGTTTTCAGTGGGGTTACTCTGGCCTTGCTAGCTACAAAATTAGATTGATTGTTATTACTGAGATAACAAACTGCACCATAGGCAGTAGTACTGGCATCTACAAAAACATGAAGTCTATAAGAGTCTCCCATCCAACAGATACATCTAGGAAATTTGAAGGTTGGGAGCTCTGATAATTCACAAGCCAAAGTATTCCATCTGTCAAGAAATGAGGGTGGTAATTTTACATCCCAACCAATATTTTCTTTCCATGCTTCTTGAATTAATATCTTCCCTTTAATCAAAATAGGCACACACATACCCAAAGGGTCAAAACAAGAAGATACAAGAGACAGTAATTGTCTCTTCGTAACATACTGTAATGTTTCAAATTTACACAGATTTACAAATAATGAATCACTTGAAAGTTCCCAACTCAAACCTAATATTTTGTCCACAAGTGGAAATTCCAATGACTCCTCTGTATTCTGGCTTATATGATCCTTAAGTAATTTTGAATTACTGTTCCATTGTCTCAGATTCATTCCAGCCTTACTCATTTCAGCATTGGCCACATCATATAATTCCACCAACTGCTGTTCATTATCAGCATTGTGCTGAAAATTATCCACATAAAAACTAGATAATAGAACACCTGAATAGGGTGAATGTGATCTTTGAAAATGATACTGTAAGGTCATCTGCAATAAAAAAGGGCTGCAAGTAGCACCAAAGAGAACCGATTTAAACCTATATGTTTTTACTCTACTATTTTCGTCAAATGGATCTTCTAACCACAAAAATCTAGTAAAATCTCTGTGATGCTGTTGCAATCCAATCTGCAGAAAGGCCCTCTCAATATCAGCTATGCAGGCAAATTTATTCATTCTAAACCTGACtaacaaatcaaataatttctcTGTTAATGACGGACCGGTCATGAGACAATCATTCAATGATGCAGAGGATTTACTCGGCTTTGCACTACAATTATACACCACTCTAAGGGGTGTAGTGGAGGAGTTCTTTCTGACTGCATGATGTGGAAGATAGTGGGTGTTGGGACTTATTACAGGATTTTCAACCTCCTCAATAAAACCCAACTTTAATTGTTCCTTGATTATGTTATCATAACATTTCAAATGATCTGGTTGATGCTGGAACCTTTTTAGTTGATTATACATTTGACCTAATGCTACATTATAATTAGTTGGGAGAAATGGATGATTATGCTTGAATGGCAATTCCACCCAGTATCTTCCATTTCTATGCAAAACAgtagtttcatattttgaaatagtttctaCATCACTTGGCGAAACTTGTGAAGGAATGATTCCAACTACATCAAGATCCCACAATTTATGCACAGGAAGAGTATCATCAACCACGGCAGAGCTTATTGTGCGAGGATCAACCAACAATGGAGCATTTTCTCCTAACTCGACACTCACTCTAGCAACAAGGGCACTATTACAATGAATATGATCCGTACCTCTATGTGGAATGAGGCCATAAACTAAATAGCCACCTGGAGATTCAAGTAAATCTACATTATTCACTTGTCTCATACCTGATAAATAATTTCCCAGGAAATCTGCACCTATAAGCATTTTTATATTGTCAATCCTATCTGATTTTATATCTCTATCTGCAAGATGATAACCTATCTTATCAAGATCTTTCATCGTGTCACAAAGGCCAGGAGTAATTATTGGTTCAGGCATATCCTTCACAACAATCAACGTTACTCTCTTTTTCCTATTTCCCAAAGAAACTACAGGGTTAACAATCTCATAATCCCTGGAATCACCCATAccatcaaaactattcaaaatcatatttacaGTAGAAACTGTTCTGAGGCTTAACTTATGGACCAAATCTTTATGAATGAAGGAACGTTGACTTCCACTATCAAAGAGGCACCTGACTGAGATTAATTGACCATCTTCTGATCTAACAGTTACCATTGCAGTAGGAAGAGCTACACTATAGTTTTGATGAGAAAACTGTTTATTAATTATAGACATCACTTGATTCGTTGTTACAGGGTCACCATTCAATTTATCACTGTTAATATCCTTACTAGTTACTGTGGACTTACCAATATTTGGAGTACCAACTGAACCTGGAGAACTAATACAAAGGAACGAATGATGTTTTCCTCTTCTACAATGAGGACACATATTAAGAATGGTGGCACACTCAGTTGACTGATGTACCTTAGTACATTTAATACATCGATTCAATACCTTCAACCTTTCCCTCCTAGCATTTAGAGAGCTATAAATCGTACAGTCAAAGGGTCTATGTTTTCCCTTACAATATATGCAAGAATAATTACTAAGTGTAGTGTAAGTACCTACAGTACTTGAACCTTTAAATGGAGATGAAGGTTTTGCTGTTGACTGGAAACGAATTTTATTGACTTCTGGTGTTCCCTTATTAGCATTCCCTTTACTTTCATGTTCCATAAAATTCAATAAGTGTTGAAGACCTTCCTTTATCTGACTTACACTAAAGTACATGGTTTTATAAAGACCAAACATAAAATCTTCTACCTCTTTTGGTAGTTTTAACACAATAAGTTCCCTCAATATCATCTCATTTGACGACACATCAATCTCAGAATCATGACCTATTTGCATGAGCAAGTTCTCCAAATCaaccttaaaatcaaatatttcacttcTAACATATTTAGGCTTCCCTAAATTAATCAAAGACCTAAGTAAAGTTCGCCTTATCTTCTTTGGATCCCCATACATTTCAGTTAGCGCCTTAATGGCATCACCATAATCAGAAGCTTCACCCTTAAAACCTGCAAGTAGCTTTTGAGCATTGCCCTTAATACATTgggttagatat is a genomic window containing:
- the LOC137646277 gene encoding uncharacterized protein, whose amino-acid sequence is MEAEYRSLTSLRGHITRGLNYMTDALTSDAGVRYLELQSASLEKRWNSYESRWDIFVDKYIDESGHDEREARHIDLQDKYHEIQLKLSLYMKQFSPISQSNPHGSTNSMIKVKLPEIKLKEFSGDPLDWTRFWNQFSTSIHLKKDIDDVTKYVYLTQCIKGNAQKLLAGFKGEASDYGDAIKALTEMYGDPKKIRRTLLRSLINLGKPKYVRSEIFDFKVDLENLLMQIGHDSEIDVSSNEMILRELIVLKLPKEVEDFMFGLYKTMYFSVSQIKEGLQHLLNFMEHESKGNANKGTPEVNKIRFQSTAKPSSPFKGSSTVGTYTTLSNYSCIYCKGKHRPFDCTIYSSLNARRERLKVLNRCIKCTKVHQSTECATILNMCPHCRRGKHHSFLCISSPGSVGTPNIGKSTVTSKDINSDKLNGDPVTTNQVMSIINKQFSHQNYSVALPTAMVTVRSEDGQLISVRCLFDSGSQRSFIHKDLVHKLSLRTVSTVNMILNSFDGMGDSRDYEIVNPVVSLGNRKKRVTLIVVKDMPEPIITPGLCDTMKDLDKIGYHLADRDIKSDRIDNIKMLIGADFLGNYLSGMRQVNNVDLLESPGGYLVYGLIPHRGTDHIHCNSALVARVSVELGENAPLLVDPRTISSAVVDDTLPVHKLWDLDVVGIIPSQVSPSDVETISKYETTVLHRNGRYWVELPFKHNHPFLPTNYNVALGQMYNQLKRFQHQPDHLKCYDNIIKEQLKLGFIEEVENPVISPNTHYLPHHAVRKNSSTTPLRVVYNCSAKPSKSSASLNDCLMTGPSLTEKLFDLLVRFRMNKFACIADIERAFLQIGLQQHHRDFTRFLWLEDPFDENSRVKTYRFKSVLFGATCSPFLLQMTLQYHFQRSHSPYSGVLLSSFYVDNFQHNADNEQQLVELYDVANAEMSKAGMNLRQWNSNSKLLKDHISQNTEESLEFPLVDKILGLSWELSSDSLFVNLCKFETLQYVTKRQLLSLVSSCFDPLGMCVPILIKGKILIQEAWKENIGWDVKLPPSFLDRWNTLACELSELPTFKFPRCICWMGDSYRLHVFVDASTTAYGAVCYLSNNNQSNFVASKARVTPLKTRTIPQLEITALQLGTQFACCIRDLFHHFFIEEVIIWSDSEVALQWLKNNKCKITYVQNRVAQIKEIGSSFKFLYVSTKENPADLLTRGISITQFRKSRLWTHGPSWLSCPEKWPEQRFLVMICEIVSEIVPEVPIPEPIFDYNNYSSLRKLLNVTRIVYNFIMCVKSGIRLVDPLVYWIRYVQDTHYPRICAFLRKELNGLEQDKLQFIKDIGLYYDESTGLIHSRGRLHHSNLDQSTKFPILIPSKSHLANLLIGFAHEKCLHGGVKETLSYLRRQYWIPKVISTIKKFLRHCVNCKRVEGRRFDYPGPPPLPAGGFYERLIGLTKSCLKKVLFKKRVNADELETVLKEIQCKLNNRPLTYIDAETPIEPLAPIHLWCGRIINPMPSVELDSQEDPNFLDHSEFNKRYSQVSVILNHFENMWRNEYLTALREKHYGGSQACQDKAPLVGDVVIVERPGPQHEWPLGRIVKLYPDKENIIRVVDVLYNGSISKHTIDKLVPLEIHSPLINSTIVQGEESQPNVSGETKQIHGDSVSEVRPLRKAALKAAKLRQYLIDNDQI